The Allofrancisella frigidaquae genome has a segment encoding these proteins:
- a CDS encoding glycosyl hydrolase family 18 protein: MADQNEQNVNLTFEQVAPIEAGKKVIGYWENWKPGLISGDYKGSAEDVAPYTHVLYSFLTLDSSPNPENPANKKWNSGHINESMAGADVLSVMGNYQNPWDNNYNWQRVRIDSLINLTHANNGKFIWAIGGWSDLQQTISDDQIDAFVNQVIELLKLSGDGVDFDWEHLSQLADGSPNPNKEQQLATLAKTLKTLREKLDAEGMSDKQIGYTTRFNAFFESSKNHGFANNFNSDGEGIAIEKWLKDNGSSLDEVVNWVNIMAYDVSPNDMPNGKTWTKAVYEDMLNSFSKYVNPSLVVLGFEPGGQAASGEWEGLELDKQMIDYVAEKGFGGSMFWAINQPAMGTASTYYQNVITGDNVNSLANYSQDAFAE; encoded by the coding sequence GTGGCTGATCAAAACGAGCAAAATGTTAATTTAACTTTTGAACAAGTCGCTCCTATTGAAGCTGGTAAAAAAGTTATAGGTTATTGGGAAAACTGGAAGCCAGGTTTAATAAGTGGTGACTATAAAGGTAGTGCTGAAGATGTGGCTCCATATACTCATGTACTATACTCTTTCTTAACATTAGATAGCTCGCCAAATCCAGAAAATCCTGCTAATAAAAAATGGAATAGTGGTCATATAAATGAAAGTATGGCTGGCGCTGATGTTCTAAGTGTTATGGGTAACTATCAAAACCCGTGGGATAATAACTATAATTGGCAGAGGGTGCGTATAGACTCTCTCATAAACCTAACCCATGCTAATAATGGTAAGTTCATATGGGCAATTGGTGGCTGGTCTGATTTACAACAAACAATTAGTGATGATCAAATAGACGCTTTTGTTAATCAGGTTATCGAACTATTAAAACTTAGTGGTGATGGCGTAGATTTTGACTGGGAACATTTAAGCCAATTGGCTGATGGTTCACCCAACCCTAATAAAGAGCAACAATTAGCAACTTTAGCTAAAACTCTTAAAACCTTAAGAGAAAAACTAGATGCTGAAGGCATGAGTGATAAGCAAATAGGTTATACTACCAGATTTAACGCTTTCTTTGAAAGTAGTAAAAATCACGGTTTTGCAAACAACTTTAATTCTGATGGAGAAGGTATAGCTATTGAAAAATGGTTAAAAGACAATGGATCTTCATTAGATGAGGTTGTCAATTGGGTAAATATAATGGCTTACGATGTAAGTCCTAATGATATGCCTAATGGCAAAACTTGGACTAAAGCCGTTTATGAGGATATGTTAAATAGCTTCTCTAAATACGTAAATCCAAGCTTAGTAGTTCTTGGCTTTGAACCAGGTGGGCAAGCTGCATCTGGAGAATGGGAAGGACTGGAGCTTGATAAACAAATGATTGACTACGTTGCCGAAAAAGGTTTTGGTGGATCTATGTTCTGGGCTATAAACCAACCAGCGATGGGTACAGCTTCTACTTACTACCAAAATGTTATTACTGGTGATAACGTCAATAGTTTAGCAAATTACTCGCAAGATGCTTTTGCTGAGTAA
- a CDS encoding glycine C-acetyltransferase, with protein MDKSFYCSIRDKIKEIKNAGTYKSERIITTPQEPLITLENGKTLINFCANNYLGFANNPELVAYAKEHIEECGYGMASVRFICGTNSVHKQLEKELSDFFGFEDTILYPSCFDANAGLFETLLTKEDAIISDSLNHASIIDGVRLCKAMRFRYDNNDMKELEDKLIEADKAGARFKMIATDGVFSMDGIIADLKSICDLADKYNAIVMVDDSHAAGFVGKNGKGSIEHCNVMGRVDILTGTLGKGLGGASGGYICAKKEVVDLLKNLSRPYLFSNALAPIITKTSLKALEITKNSNHLREQLQLNQQRFRTKMSAAGFDLVPGEHPIIPVMIYDEKTAAILADKLLEYGIYVIAFSYPVVPKGKARIRTQMSAAHTFEQIDKAVDSFTKAAKELNII; from the coding sequence ATGGATAAAAGCTTTTATTGCAGTATTAGAGATAAAATTAAAGAAATAAAAAATGCAGGAACCTACAAAAGTGAGCGAATTATAACAACCCCCCAAGAACCGTTAATAACTCTAGAAAATGGTAAGACTTTAATTAATTTCTGTGCAAATAATTACCTTGGTTTTGCGAATAATCCAGAACTAGTTGCTTATGCAAAAGAGCATATTGAAGAATGTGGATATGGTATGGCTTCTGTAAGGTTTATTTGTGGAACAAATAGTGTGCATAAACAATTAGAAAAAGAGTTGAGTGATTTTTTTGGATTTGAAGATACTATTTTATACCCTTCTTGCTTTGATGCTAATGCTGGGTTATTTGAAACTCTACTCACAAAAGAAGATGCTATTATTAGTGATTCTTTAAACCACGCCAGTATTATAGATGGTGTTAGACTTTGCAAAGCTATGAGATTTAGATACGATAACAATGATATGAAAGAACTAGAAGATAAGCTTATCGAAGCTGATAAAGCTGGAGCTAGATTTAAGATGATTGCTACAGATGGTGTTTTTTCTATGGATGGTATAATCGCAGATTTAAAATCAATTTGTGATCTAGCTGATAAATATAATGCTATAGTTATGGTTGATGATTCTCATGCTGCTGGTTTTGTAGGAAAAAATGGTAAAGGCTCAATAGAGCATTGTAATGTTATGGGTCGTGTGGATATTTTAACAGGAACTCTCGGAAAAGGCTTAGGTGGAGCATCTGGTGGATATATATGTGCAAAAAAAGAAGTAGTAGATTTATTAAAAAATCTATCTCGGCCATATTTATTCTCAAATGCTTTAGCACCTATTATTACAAAAACATCTCTAAAAGCTCTTGAAATAACTAAAAATTCTAACCACCTAAGGGAACAACTCCAATTAAACCAGCAACGATTTAGAACAAAAATGTCAGCAGCTGGTTTTGATCTGGTTCCTGGGGAACATCCTATTATCCCAGTAATGATATATGATGAAAAAACAGCAGCAATTCTTGCTGATAAACTTCTAGAATATGGTATTTATGTTATAGCTTTTTCATACCCTGTAGTTCCAAAAGGCAAAGCCCGAATTAGAACTCAAATGTCAGCTGCCCATACTTTTGAACAAATAGATAAAGCTGTGGATAGCTTTACAAAAGCAGCTAAAGAGCTGAACATCATATAA
- a CDS encoding amino acid permease, with protein MKKTNHTNTIKIDTQWIFTLFGTAVGAGLLYLPIQAGDSGFWALTTVLILALPLTYYSHKNMANTVIGANDGGIAEVFTHNLGKLLGLICVVLYFFAIFLNMPMYSIGLNSELGNFLLYYNITDSNLSQSIWFSFFILSTLLIIVSLGINIILRFMQFTVLFLIILVITLSVYIIPYWNGKFITESSFSFISYIKGLLMVLPILVLSMNHSPVISSLVIFYRENIKLKHEDEKAKVYKILKVNSLILFIFVLLFVTSCLLSTTVADLHMANVNNLSIVTLIQKQHPNTFLKILAPMIVFTAIISSFIGCYIGSKEALKFLFRYLFKGVCNIQVKDSLINTLCITIIFLVLWVCTICNFSILRIIGILVAPTVAFLLYILPVLIIYKNVKCKEYRKVVLDSLLVIIGCVIIFGYIIGLLLS; from the coding sequence GTGAAAAAAACAAATCATACAAATACCATAAAAATAGACACTCAATGGATTTTCACACTTTTTGGGACAGCTGTTGGAGCGGGGCTCCTTTACTTACCTATTCAAGCTGGTGATAGTGGTTTTTGGGCATTAACCACAGTACTCATCTTGGCACTTCCTTTAACTTACTATTCTCATAAAAACATGGCTAACACTGTTATTGGAGCTAATGATGGCGGTATCGCAGAGGTTTTTACACATAATCTAGGAAAGCTACTCGGTTTAATATGTGTGGTACTGTACTTTTTTGCTATTTTCTTAAATATGCCCATGTACTCTATAGGTCTAAACAGCGAATTAGGTAACTTCTTATTATATTACAATATTACGGACTCTAACCTCTCTCAAAGTATTTGGTTTAGTTTTTTTATTTTATCAACCCTTTTAATAATAGTATCTTTAGGAATAAATATAATACTTAGATTTATGCAGTTTACTGTTTTATTTCTTATAATATTAGTTATTACTCTGTCTGTATATATAATTCCTTACTGGAATGGCAAATTTATAACCGAAAGTAGTTTTAGTTTTATTAGTTACATAAAAGGATTACTTATGGTCTTACCTATCCTTGTATTGTCAATGAATCATTCACCTGTTATTTCTAGCTTAGTAATATTCTACAGAGAGAATATCAAACTTAAACATGAGGATGAAAAAGCTAAAGTATATAAAATACTTAAGGTTAATTCATTAATCCTATTTATTTTTGTACTACTTTTTGTAACTTCATGTTTATTAAGCACTACAGTAGCTGACCTTCATATGGCTAACGTTAATAATCTTTCTATAGTAACTCTAATACAAAAGCAACACCCTAATACTTTTTTAAAGATATTAGCACCAATGATAGTATTTACAGCTATTATAAGTTCTTTTATTGGCTGCTATATAGGTTCAAAAGAAGCTTTAAAGTTTTTGTTCAGATATTTATTTAAAGGTGTTTGTAATATACAAGTAAAAGACTCTTTAATTAATACCCTTTGTATAACTATTATTTTTTTAGTTTTATGGGTTTGTACGATATGTAATTTTAGTATACTCCGCATAATAGGGATCCTGGTCGCCCCAACAGTAGCTTTTTTATTATATATACTACCTGTATTAATCATCTATAAAAATGTTAAATGCAAAGAGTATCGCAAGGTTGTATTAGATTCATTATTAGTGATAATAGGATGTGTAATAATTTTTGGATACATAATAGGATTACTACTTAGCTAA
- a CDS encoding carbohydrate-binding protein produces MNIKRKLISIVTLSLMGSSAFATEAWSTSDLSSYSAGTIVTDQGKTYKCKPWPYEGWCKSAAYRPSGIYGADAWDETGPGPSPTPAEKVTANVSIQGQLPTTADIDFVSPKGTFTVSNGKVTLEYPKDGSETYTVKLKGDEGTISPSTVTVSATTTTIALTYTAKPAPEPTPGIKAWDPSAVYTAGDQVTYNNSIYEAKWWTQGNNPETSGEWGPWKLVGEDPAKEKATLTITIPAKPAFVTDSSLPTVTVFDKNNTKVAEKKC; encoded by the coding sequence ATGAATATAAAAAGAAAATTAATCTCAATAGTAACCTTAAGCCTAATGGGGTCTTCAGCTTTTGCTACTGAAGCTTGGTCTACTTCTGACCTAAGTAGCTACTCTGCAGGTACTATTGTAACTGATCAAGGCAAAACTTATAAATGTAAACCTTGGCCATATGAAGGTTGGTGTAAATCAGCTGCGTATAGACCTTCTGGTATATATGGTGCTGATGCTTGGGATGAGACAGGTCCTGGTCCAAGTCCAACTCCAGCTGAAAAGGTTACAGCAAATGTTTCTATTCAAGGTCAACTTCCTACTACGGCTGATATCGATTTTGTAAGTCCAAAAGGTACTTTTACTGTTTCAAATGGTAAAGTTACTTTAGAATATCCAAAAGATGGCTCAGAAACTTATACTGTTAAACTTAAAGGTGATGAAGGTACTATTTCTCCTTCTACAGTAACAGTTTCTGCTACAACTACAACTATTGCGTTAACTTATACCGCAAAACCTGCTCCTGAACCTACTCCAGGTATAAAAGCCTGGGATCCTTCTGCTGTTTATACTGCAGGTGACCAAGTAACATATAACAACTCTATATACGAGGCTAAATGGTGGACGCAAGGTAACAACCCTGAAACTTCTGGAGAATGGGGACCTTGGAAACTAGTAGGTGAAGATCCTGCTAAAGAAAAAGCTACTCTTACTATTACTATACCAGCAAAGCCTGCCTTTGTTACTGACTCTTCTTTACCTACTGTAACTGTATTTGATAAAAATAACACTAAAGTAGCTGAGAAAAAATGTTAA
- the tdh gene encoding L-threonine 3-dehydrogenase codes for MKALAKLKKEPGIWMINDAPIPEYGYNDVLIKIRKTAICGTDLHIYNWDKWSQQTIPVPMIIGHEFVGEVAAKGDGVKGLNIGDRVSGEGHLVCGLCRNCKAGKRHLCRSTVGIGVNVQGAFAEYLVMTAANVFKVPDTICDDIASIFDPLGNAVHTALSFNLTGEDVLITGAGPIGLMAVKIARFCGARRIVVTDINEYRLKKAKDFGATFAFNVGNFKSQDELTKKMKDIMSEIGMTEGFDVGLEMSGINSAISMMLNVMNHGGKVSLLGISSGDITIDWGAILFKGLILKGIYGREMFETWYLMSSMVQAGLDMNSVITHRFNIDDYQEAFEIMKSGKCGKVILDWSKR; via the coding sequence ATGAAAGCTTTAGCAAAGTTAAAGAAAGAGCCTGGAATTTGGATGATAAATGACGCTCCTATACCAGAATATGGTTATAATGACGTTTTAATTAAAATAAGAAAAACTGCTATCTGCGGTACGGATCTACATATATATAACTGGGACAAGTGGTCTCAACAAACAATCCCTGTGCCTATGATTATAGGGCATGAGTTTGTTGGTGAAGTAGCAGCCAAGGGTGATGGAGTAAAAGGATTAAATATAGGCGATAGAGTCTCTGGTGAAGGACATTTAGTATGTGGACTTTGTCGTAATTGTAAAGCAGGAAAACGTCATTTGTGTAGGTCCACGGTAGGTATTGGAGTAAATGTACAGGGAGCTTTTGCTGAATACTTAGTGATGACTGCTGCTAATGTTTTTAAAGTTCCTGATACCATCTGTGATGATATTGCTAGTATTTTTGATCCTCTTGGTAACGCAGTGCATACTGCTTTATCGTTTAACCTAACTGGAGAAGATGTCCTTATTACAGGAGCTGGTCCAATTGGCCTTATGGCTGTTAAAATTGCGAGGTTTTGTGGTGCTAGAAGAATCGTTGTAACTGACATTAATGAATATCGACTTAAGAAAGCAAAAGATTTTGGTGCTACTTTTGCTTTTAACGTGGGAAATTTTAAATCACAAGATGAATTGACCAAAAAAATGAAAGATATAATGTCTGAAATTGGTATGACAGAAGGCTTTGATGTAGGTTTAGAAATGTCAGGTATAAATTCAGCAATCTCAATGATGTTAAATGTAATGAATCATGGTGGTAAGGTGTCTTTATTAGGTATTTCATCTGGAGATATCACTATTGACTGGGGTGCAATATTGTTCAAAGGTCTTATATTAAAAGGCATATATGGTAGAGAAATGTTTGAAACTTGGTATCTAATGTCTAGTATGGTCCAAGCTGGACTAGATATGAATTCTGTGATTACACATAGATTTAATATAGATGACTACCAAGAAGCTTTCGAAATTATGAAAAGTGGCAAGTGTGGCAAAGTAATACTGGATTGGAGCAAAAGGTGA